One Cellulomonas sp. NS3 genomic region harbors:
- a CDS encoding polymorphic toxin-type HINT domain-containing protein: MARVRWQTMVAGLVASTLGWTVGVTPAAADEITDPVGDRVWAVSLLASGTPSVRRAAEAALLGSEADLEAFLGSGFDEALAADYRTSVQVLGSTDGPALKSAASKALAGSEAEQRAFADGGFRAAWNADERLRVARALDTGGPATRAAAQKALAGDAAAWSEFLATGLTETRHLDERLMAAAMLRGAPNNSGPALDAAAQAALAGTPEELHEFVTNGQDVARARDAETATVRGLTEQARQSGQVTATEAASASEASARAVSAADRARVAAEEALEETRAAGGAAEGASAAAGRAADAAAAAEGAASEAVSASSAALRAAQTAADGARRATAAASLTARAAASAQSAAAAARTDASKAGAARAAAQAARDAAAQAAALDAVRAQRDAALAEAGKAASAAASASVNADAAAAAADQASQQAGVSAEQARKTRAAAAAAKTQAARAAGAAQRSLQFAQAAAQASDEAFAFARQAGEHAARAAAAADEAAAQAGIAAQAAAASTRHAEQATAASELAVAAAKQAESVEKLARDADAARLAEATEHGVAEAQAAVAAEKETTATGGELAAWNQDLRWDTEEDARVPAATRALLDEATAGGATTSVVLGKGRRAALALMTTGGEWTKAAAAEALAGDEVVLRSWLTEGRRAAAAQDNRARVWHLVDTLPDGQEKTAARASLDGDDAAVATFLRTRAYPRKTVDDRLALSRILAAKPGPALYAATQQALAGTPQQAHEFLRTGQHAARAVDQRVEIARVLEAGGPEVKAAAQVALAGPASYGSYFLTVGQFQAAQRDTEQAAHVQAVRALVRQAQEYGQKALADAAEARRVAAVARGAAAEAAAHADQARAAARQAAAYAEQATQSATAAKASADQAAASAQTAKAAAAKAQSSADNAARSALTASAAAERASVDAAAAQWAKQDARASATAAGLDAVAADQAARAAAATYTTRLREWEANDRSTAPGSDGDGQGAAVDTHRYWSCLTSVDTALGSPDVCVDGFRAFGEVMLNPAQCDSPANRDSLGCQMFGQFRTFVGENDELMWDVAQLALGLCGLIPAVGEVCDALDGAVSAARGDWLGAGLSLLAMVPAVGTAAGSAKVALLTDRLRGYVDTILNGIATGRRTNADDFPTGAACRAGNSFAADTLVLMGDGSRVPIGGIRVGDEVLATDPASGRQGGRAVTRVWVHQDDLVDVEIDGAPVVTTEDHPFWSVSDARWEGAEELGLGEKVLTADGRDVAVTRPVDLGSRRTGTAYNLSVADLHTYHVSELDVLVHNSGGIDLSDATEWPVGDFPAGGAQDAAGPANGTLFRVRNGQITNYAVYDADGVILRRVDLVGDAHRGVPTPHVQEYRHDRAPDGRVFPRPTGTATPAGPDDMPVGWCSTT, translated from the coding sequence GTGGCGCGCGTGCGTTGGCAGACGATGGTCGCTGGTCTGGTCGCGTCGACGCTGGGCTGGACGGTGGGCGTGACGCCCGCCGCCGCGGACGAGATCACCGATCCCGTCGGCGACCGCGTCTGGGCGGTGTCGCTCCTCGCGTCGGGCACCCCGTCGGTCCGGCGGGCCGCCGAGGCGGCGTTGCTGGGCTCCGAGGCGGACCTCGAGGCGTTCCTGGGATCCGGGTTCGACGAGGCCCTCGCAGCGGACTACCGCACGTCGGTCCAGGTGCTGGGCAGCACGGACGGACCGGCGCTCAAGAGCGCCGCGTCGAAGGCGCTGGCAGGGTCGGAAGCGGAGCAGCGCGCGTTCGCCGACGGCGGGTTCCGGGCGGCCTGGAACGCCGACGAGCGGCTGCGGGTCGCGCGCGCGTTGGACACCGGCGGGCCTGCGACACGTGCGGCCGCCCAGAAGGCGCTGGCCGGCGACGCCGCGGCGTGGTCGGAGTTCCTGGCCACGGGGCTCACCGAGACACGTCACCTCGACGAGCGTCTGATGGCCGCCGCGATGCTGCGCGGGGCACCGAACAACAGCGGTCCGGCGCTGGACGCGGCCGCGCAGGCGGCGTTGGCCGGCACGCCCGAGGAGCTGCACGAGTTCGTGACCAACGGTCAGGACGTGGCGCGGGCGCGGGACGCGGAGACGGCCACGGTCCGCGGGCTGACCGAGCAGGCGAGGCAGTCCGGGCAGGTGACCGCGACGGAGGCCGCGTCTGCGTCCGAGGCGTCCGCGCGCGCCGTGAGCGCGGCGGACCGGGCCCGCGTCGCCGCGGAGGAGGCCCTCGAGGAGACCCGGGCCGCGGGCGGAGCCGCAGAGGGTGCGTCGGCAGCAGCGGGACGCGCCGCGGACGCCGCCGCGGCAGCCGAGGGGGCGGCCTCCGAGGCCGTCTCGGCGTCCAGCGCGGCACTGCGAGCGGCGCAGACGGCGGCCGACGGAGCGCGCCGGGCCACCGCGGCGGCGTCCCTGACCGCACGGGCCGCCGCGTCGGCACAGTCGGCGGCAGCAGCAGCCCGGACCGACGCGAGCAAGGCCGGTGCCGCACGTGCGGCGGCGCAGGCGGCGCGGGACGCGGCGGCGCAGGCTGCGGCGCTGGACGCGGTCCGGGCACAGCGCGACGCGGCGCTGGCGGAGGCCGGCAAGGCCGCCAGCGCGGCGGCCAGCGCGAGCGTGAACGCTGACGCGGCAGCGGCCGCAGCGGACCAGGCGTCCCAGCAGGCCGGGGTGTCGGCGGAGCAGGCGAGGAAGACCCGGGCGGCGGCTGCGGCTGCCAAGACCCAGGCGGCGCGGGCGGCCGGGGCGGCGCAGCGCAGCCTGCAGTTCGCGCAGGCGGCGGCACAGGCGTCGGACGAGGCGTTCGCCTTCGCCCGGCAGGCCGGCGAGCACGCCGCACGCGCCGCGGCGGCAGCGGACGAGGCAGCCGCCCAGGCCGGCATCGCCGCCCAGGCCGCAGCAGCCTCGACCCGGCACGCCGAGCAGGCGACCGCCGCGTCGGAGCTCGCGGTCGCCGCCGCGAAGCAGGCCGAGAGCGTCGAGAAGCTGGCCCGGGACGCCGACGCGGCCCGCCTCGCCGAGGCGACCGAGCACGGCGTGGCCGAGGCCCAGGCCGCGGTCGCCGCCGAGAAGGAGACCACCGCGACCGGTGGCGAGCTCGCCGCGTGGAACCAGGACCTGCGGTGGGACACCGAGGAGGACGCGCGGGTGCCCGCGGCGACTCGCGCCCTCCTGGACGAGGCCACCGCCGGCGGCGCCACCACCTCGGTGGTGCTCGGCAAGGGTCGGCGTGCGGCGCTCGCGCTGATGACCACCGGCGGGGAGTGGACCAAGGCCGCAGCCGCCGAGGCCCTCGCCGGGGACGAGGTCGTGCTGCGGTCGTGGCTGACCGAGGGCCGCAGGGCCGCCGCCGCACAGGACAACCGGGCCCGGGTCTGGCACCTCGTCGACACCCTGCCGGACGGGCAGGAGAAGACCGCCGCTCGGGCGTCGCTCGACGGGGACGACGCTGCGGTCGCGACGTTCCTGCGGACGCGCGCCTACCCCCGCAAGACCGTCGACGACCGCCTCGCGCTCTCCCGGATCCTGGCCGCCAAGCCCGGCCCTGCGCTCTACGCCGCGACCCAGCAGGCTCTGGCCGGGACCCCGCAGCAGGCTCACGAGTTCCTGCGCACCGGGCAGCACGCCGCGCGCGCCGTCGACCAGCGGGTCGAGATCGCGCGGGTGCTCGAGGCCGGCGGCCCCGAGGTCAAGGCCGCCGCCCAGGTCGCACTCGCGGGGCCGGCGTCCTACGGGTCGTACTTCCTGACGGTGGGCCAGTTCCAGGCCGCGCAGCGCGACACGGAGCAGGCGGCGCACGTCCAGGCCGTGCGCGCCCTCGTGCGCCAGGCCCAGGAGTACGGCCAGAAGGCCCTCGCGGACGCCGCAGAGGCGCGCCGCGTCGCCGCAGTGGCCCGGGGAGCCGCAGCCGAGGCTGCGGCCCACGCAGACCAGGCGCGGGCCGCCGCCAGGCAGGCCGCAGCCTACGCGGAGCAGGCGACCCAGTCCGCCACCGCGGCGAAGGCCTCCGCCGACCAGGCCGCCGCCTCCGCGCAGACCGCGAAGGCCGCCGCCGCGAAGGCCCAGAGCTCGGCCGACAACGCCGCCCGGTCCGCGCTGACCGCCTCGGCGGCGGCGGAGCGCGCCAGCGTGGACGCTGCGGCGGCGCAGTGGGCGAAGCAGGATGCCCGCGCGTCGGCCACCGCCGCGGGTCTGGACGCGGTGGCGGCCGACCAGGCGGCCCGGGCCGCGGCGGCGACCTACACCACCCGCCTCCGGGAGTGGGAGGCGAACGACCGCAGCACGGCGCCGGGCAGCGACGGGGACGGACAAGGCGCCGCCGTCGACACGCACCGCTACTGGAGCTGCCTCACGTCCGTCGACACGGCGCTCGGATCACCTGACGTGTGCGTGGACGGGTTCAGGGCCTTCGGCGAGGTCATGCTGAATCCCGCCCAGTGCGACTCGCCGGCGAACCGCGACTCCCTGGGCTGCCAGATGTTCGGGCAGTTCCGGACGTTCGTCGGGGAGAACGACGAGCTGATGTGGGACGTCGCGCAGCTCGCTCTCGGGCTGTGCGGGCTCATCCCCGCCGTCGGTGAGGTGTGCGACGCGCTGGACGGGGCGGTCTCCGCCGCCCGCGGCGACTGGCTCGGGGCCGGGCTCTCGCTGCTCGCCATGGTGCCGGCCGTCGGCACGGCGGCCGGCAGCGCCAAGGTCGCGCTGCTGACCGACCGGCTGCGTGGGTACGTCGACACGATCCTGAACGGGATCGCGACTGGCCGCCGCACCAACGCCGACGACTTCCCCACGGGCGCCGCCTGCCGCGCGGGCAACAGCTTCGCTGCTGACACGCTCGTGCTCATGGGAGACGGCAGCCGGGTGCCGATCGGCGGGATCCGGGTCGGTGACGAGGTCCTCGCCACGGACCCTGCCTCAGGGAGGCAGGGCGGCAGGGCCGTGACCCGGGTCTGGGTGCACCAGGACGACCTCGTCGACGTCGAGATCGACGGTGCCCCGGTCGTCACGACCGAGGACCACCCCTTCTGGTCCGTGTCCGACGCGAGGTGGGAGGGCGCCGAGGAGCTGGGCCTCGGCGAGAAGGTGCTGACCGCCGACGGCCGGGACGTAGCCGTCACCCGGCCGGTCGACCTCGGCTCCCGCCGCACCGGCACCGCGTACAACCTGTCGGTCGCGGACCTGCACACGTACCACGTGAGCGAGCTCGACGTCCTGGTGCACAACAGCGGGGGCATCGACCTCTCCGACGCGACGGAGTGGCCGGTCGGCGACTTCCCTGCAGGTGGTGCCCAGGATGCCGCGGGGCCGGCGAACGGCACGCTCTTCCGCGTGCGGAACGGTCAGATCACGAACTACGCGGTCTACGACGCCGACGGCGTGATCCTGCGGCGCGTCGACCTCGTCGGCGACGCGCACCGCGGGGTGCCGACGCCGCACGTGCAGGAGTACCGGCACGACCGGGCCCCGGACGGCCGCGTCTTCCCCCGTCCGACCGGGACCGCCACGCCCGCGGGGCCGGACGACATGCCCGTGGGATGGTGCTCGACCACATGA
- a CDS encoding RecQ family ATP-dependent DNA helicase has protein sequence MSGRSRRRAADGATSGGPASGARADDEATDDTHAAVTPLPLPSADLDAAVQRVLGEGARLRESQRDALEGLRDRDTLLVARSGAGKTAVYAISTLLTGRLSVVVSPLLALQRDQVTALREAGLRAEAVSSARTARQQRQALELAVAGELDVLLLAPEQLVRSAVIDELVTADVGLVVVDEAHCVAEWGHDFRPDYLQIGAAVERLGRPRVLAMTATASPHVRDEIVERLAMHEPRVLVHDADRPNIWLGAHHAATESERDQRVVAWVLEQEGAGIVYGRTRSHVESLAAALADAGAPALVYHAGLRAADRAAAQDAFLRGDADLVVATSAFGMGVDRLDVRFVVHAGPSPSLDAYYQEVGRAGRDEEPATAVLFARPDDFGLNHYLRSGGGPKPETVRKVLRELAHEPATRDELVERTGLTTRTLSRVLGALLGVEAVRQDGDRLHAGELTPAKALKAVTARRERLQEIDTTRVELVRTYADATDCRRRLLLELLGEAHPQQCGRCDNCEQGTSLDVDEARLRTGEHVEHTEFGAGVVSVVEAERVTVLFEERGYVTLDTAIALDSGILVVAAGASGGPVVGDAMSEPPTAEAGAA, from the coding sequence GTGAGCGGGCGCTCCCGGCGACGCGCAGCCGACGGCGCCACCTCGGGCGGACCGGCGTCCGGCGCACGCGCGGACGACGAGGCGACCGACGACACGCACGCCGCCGTCACGCCGCTCCCGCTGCCCTCGGCGGACCTCGACGCCGCGGTGCAGCGGGTGCTCGGCGAGGGTGCGCGCCTGCGCGAGTCGCAGCGCGACGCGCTCGAGGGGCTGCGTGACCGGGACACGCTGCTCGTCGCGCGGTCCGGCGCGGGAAAGACGGCGGTCTACGCGATCTCGACGCTGCTGACGGGGCGGCTGAGCGTCGTCGTCTCCCCGCTCCTCGCGCTGCAGCGCGACCAGGTGACGGCGCTGCGCGAGGCCGGGCTGCGCGCCGAGGCCGTGAGCTCCGCACGCACCGCCCGCCAGCAGCGCCAGGCCCTCGAGCTCGCGGTCGCCGGGGAGCTCGACGTGCTGCTCCTCGCACCCGAGCAGCTCGTCCGCTCGGCCGTGATCGACGAGCTCGTGACCGCCGACGTCGGGCTCGTCGTCGTCGACGAGGCGCACTGCGTCGCGGAGTGGGGCCACGACTTCCGGCCCGACTACCTGCAGATCGGTGCGGCCGTCGAGCGCCTCGGCCGTCCCCGGGTGCTCGCGATGACGGCCACGGCGTCGCCGCACGTGCGCGACGAGATCGTCGAGCGCCTCGCGATGCACGAGCCGCGCGTGCTCGTGCACGACGCCGACCGGCCCAACATCTGGCTCGGCGCGCACCACGCGGCGACCGAGTCCGAGCGGGACCAGCGCGTCGTCGCGTGGGTGCTCGAGCAGGAGGGCGCGGGGATCGTCTACGGGCGGACCCGGAGCCACGTGGAGTCGCTGGCGGCCGCCCTGGCCGACGCCGGCGCGCCCGCGCTCGTCTACCACGCGGGTCTCCGGGCGGCGGACCGCGCGGCGGCGCAGGACGCGTTCCTGCGCGGCGACGCCGACCTGGTCGTCGCGACCAGCGCGTTCGGGATGGGCGTCGACCGGCTCGACGTGCGCTTCGTGGTGCACGCCGGCCCGTCGCCGTCGCTCGACGCGTACTACCAGGAGGTCGGGCGCGCCGGGCGCGACGAGGAGCCCGCGACCGCGGTGCTGTTCGCGCGGCCCGACGACTTCGGGCTCAACCACTACCTGCGCTCGGGCGGCGGCCCGAAGCCGGAGACCGTCCGCAAGGTCCTGCGCGAGCTCGCGCACGAGCCGGCCACGCGCGACGAGCTCGTCGAACGCACCGGGCTCACGACCCGCACGCTCTCGCGGGTGCTCGGGGCGCTGCTCGGCGTCGAGGCCGTCCGTCAGGACGGCGACCGGCTGCACGCGGGCGAGCTCACGCCGGCCAAGGCGCTCAAGGCCGTGACCGCGCGGCGCGAGCGGCTCCAGGAGATCGACACCACGCGCGTGGAGCTCGTCCGCACGTACGCCGACGCCACCGACTGCCGGCGCCGCCTCCTGCTCGAGCTGCTCGGCGAGGCGCACCCCCAGCAGTGCGGTCGGTGCGACAACTGCGAGCAGGGCACGTCGCTCGACGTCGACGAGGCCCGGTTGCGGACCGGCGAGCACGTCGAGCACACCGAGTTCGGTGCCGGGGTCGTGTCGGTCGTCGAGGCGGAGCGCGTGACCGTGCTGTTCGAGGAGCGCGGGTACGTCACGCTCGACACCGCGATCGCGCTCGACTCGGGGATCCTCGTGGTCGCCGCCGGTGCGTCCGGCGGCCCCGTGGTGGGCGACGCCATGTCGGAGCCGCCCACGGCCGAGGCGGGAGCCGCATGA
- a CDS encoding ATP-dependent DNA ligase — protein MRLPVMPPVDPMLAKSVPTIPAGQWYEPKWDGFRAIVFRDGDEVEIGSRNTKPMQRYFPEVVQYALDHLPERCVVDGEIVVPSATTGGLDWDALQQRVHPAASRVQLLAQETPAMLVLFDVLALGDDDLTGRSYVERRQVLEGLVRGSGPVYVTPSTDDADVAQDWFQQFEGAGLDGVVAKGPETTYQPGKRVMQKIKHERTADCVVAGYRPHTSGDDALGSLLLGLYRPDGVLASVGVAASFTMARRKELVTELAPLVTDLATHPWGGEPTGRTPRKGETSRWNSGKDLSFVPLRPELVVEVAYDHLEGDRFRHTTQFRRWRTDRDPGSCTYAQLDEPVRFALADVLAAR, from the coding sequence ATGCGCCTGCCCGTCATGCCGCCCGTGGACCCGATGCTCGCGAAGTCCGTGCCGACGATCCCCGCGGGGCAGTGGTACGAGCCCAAGTGGGACGGCTTCCGCGCGATCGTGTTCCGCGACGGCGACGAGGTCGAGATCGGCAGCCGCAACACCAAGCCGATGCAGCGGTACTTCCCCGAGGTCGTGCAGTACGCGCTGGACCACCTCCCGGAGCGGTGCGTCGTCGACGGCGAGATCGTCGTGCCGTCCGCGACGACCGGCGGGCTCGACTGGGACGCGCTCCAGCAGCGCGTGCACCCCGCGGCGTCGCGCGTGCAGCTCCTCGCGCAGGAGACGCCCGCGATGCTCGTCCTGTTCGACGTGCTCGCGCTCGGGGACGACGACCTCACCGGCCGGTCGTACGTCGAGCGCCGGCAGGTCCTGGAGGGGCTCGTGCGGGGGAGCGGGCCGGTGTACGTCACGCCGTCGACCGACGACGCCGACGTCGCGCAGGACTGGTTCCAGCAGTTCGAGGGCGCGGGGCTCGACGGCGTCGTGGCCAAGGGGCCGGAGACGACCTACCAGCCGGGCAAGCGCGTGATGCAGAAGATCAAGCACGAGCGCACCGCCGACTGCGTCGTCGCCGGGTACCGCCCGCACACCTCCGGTGACGACGCGCTCGGGTCGCTGCTGCTCGGGCTGTACCGGCCTGACGGCGTGCTCGCGTCCGTCGGGGTCGCGGCCTCGTTCACGATGGCGCGCCGCAAGGAGCTCGTGACCGAGCTGGCGCCGCTCGTCACGGACCTCGCGACGCACCCGTGGGGCGGCGAGCCCACCGGGCGCACGCCGCGCAAGGGCGAGACGAGCCGGTGGAACAGCGGCAAGGACCTGTCCTTCGTGCCGCTGCGGCCCGAGCTCGTCGTCGAGGTCGCGTACGACCACCTCGAGGGCGACCGGTTCCGGCACACCACCCAGTTCCGGCGCTGGCGCACCGACCGCGACCCGGGCTCGTGCACCTACGCGCAGCTCGACGAGCCCGTCCGGTTCGCGCTCGCGGACGTGCTCGCGGCGCGCTGA
- a CDS encoding alpha/beta fold hydrolase: MTDVLAEADEPVDNADRAAARLDADVVPLADPPGLPERADALLAGDDARALHRGAPRVAATPRRTTVTLGGEAEVVATELGAPGTRGATLVLVHGIGVSGRYFAPLADVLARDHDVLVPDLPGFGRSPRGGQRPTVEDMAATLRDYLRAADLDRPVLVGHSMGAQVVVEAMRQAPGAASRGVCIGTVIDSQARNPVRQALRLARDGLHEPLRANAIITSDYLRAGPLWYTAMLRPMLGYATEEAAAQVTDELMFVRGQQDPICTRRWQAELVASAPRARGVEVAGAGHVTMFTHPEEVAALCLGETP, translated from the coding sequence ATGACCGACGTGCTGGCGGAGGCGGACGAGCCTGTCGACAACGCCGACCGTGCCGCCGCAAGGCTCGACGCCGACGTCGTGCCGCTCGCGGACCCGCCCGGGCTCCCCGAGCGCGCCGACGCGCTCCTGGCCGGCGACGACGCCCGGGCGCTGCACCGGGGCGCCCCCCGTGTGGCGGCGACCCCACGCCGTACGACGGTCACGCTGGGCGGCGAGGCCGAGGTCGTCGCGACCGAGCTCGGCGCCCCCGGCACGCGCGGCGCGACGCTCGTGCTCGTGCACGGCATCGGCGTCTCGGGCCGCTACTTCGCGCCCCTCGCCGACGTCCTGGCCCGCGACCACGACGTCCTCGTCCCGGACCTCCCGGGCTTCGGGCGCTCGCCGAGGGGCGGCCAGCGGCCGACGGTGGAGGACATGGCCGCGACCCTGCGCGACTACCTGCGCGCCGCGGACCTGGACCGGCCGGTGCTCGTCGGTCACTCGATGGGCGCCCAGGTCGTCGTCGAGGCCATGCGTCAGGCGCCCGGTGCGGCCAGCCGCGGCGTGTGCATCGGCACGGTCATCGACAGCCAGGCCCGGAACCCCGTGCGCCAGGCGCTGCGCCTCGCGCGGGACGGCCTGCACGAGCCGCTGCGGGCGAACGCGATCATCACGTCGGACTACCTGCGCGCCGGCCCGCTCTGGTACACCGCGATGCTGCGCCCGATGCTCGGGTACGCGACCGAGGAGGCCGCCGCGCAGGTGACCGACGAGCTGATGTTCGTGCGCGGCCAGCAGGACCCGATCTGCACGAGGCGCTGGCAGGCGGAGCTCGTCGCCTCCGCACCGCGCGCCCGCGGCGTCGAGGTCGCCGGTGCCGGGCACGTCACGATGTTCACCCACCCCGAGGAGGTCGCTGCGCTGTGCCTGGGGGAGACGCCGTGA
- a CDS encoding esterase/lipase family protein, with amino-acid sequence MSRSSVRDVLRKGAWWAADYAYVTWWQVAGLVRRASADDWLHPEPRVEPDVLLLPGVYETWKFLHPLARALHARGHAVHVVDQLGFNAGAIPAAADLVAEQLLAEDLRDVVIVAHSKGGLIGKTVMGRPDVGDRVAGMVAINTPFAGSPYARWIPLRSVRTFLPTDEVLTALQAQQVPNHLITSAYTRFDPHIPGGSELVGAHNVQLATPGHFRVLSDPELVPLLVEELARRVRR; translated from the coding sequence GTGAGCCGGTCGTCCGTGCGCGACGTCCTGCGCAAGGGGGCCTGGTGGGCCGCCGACTACGCGTACGTCACGTGGTGGCAGGTCGCCGGCCTCGTGCGCCGCGCGAGCGCCGACGACTGGCTGCACCCCGAGCCGCGCGTCGAGCCGGACGTGCTGCTGCTCCCGGGGGTCTACGAGACGTGGAAGTTCCTGCACCCGCTCGCCCGCGCGCTCCACGCCCGGGGCCACGCGGTGCACGTCGTCGACCAGCTCGGCTTCAACGCCGGCGCGATCCCCGCCGCCGCCGACCTCGTCGCGGAGCAGCTCCTCGCCGAGGACCTGCGCGACGTCGTCATCGTCGCGCACAGCAAGGGCGGGCTCATCGGCAAGACGGTCATGGGCCGCCCCGACGTGGGGGACCGCGTCGCCGGGATGGTCGCGATCAACACACCGTTCGCCGGCTCGCCCTACGCCCGTTGGATCCCGCTGCGCAGCGTCCGGACGTTCCTGCCGACCGACGAGGTGCTGACCGCGCTCCAGGCGCAGCAGGTCCCGAACCACCTCATCACGAGCGCCTACACCCGCTTCGACCCGCACATCCCCGGCGGCAGCGAGCTCGTGGGTGCGCACAACGTGCAGCTCGCGACGCCCGGGCACTTCCGGGTGCTGAGCGACCCCGAGCTCGTGCCGCTGCTGGTCGAGGAGCTCGCGCGGCGCGTGCGGCGCTGA
- a CDS encoding aldehyde dehydrogenase family protein — protein MTLTSPAPAADATTTAAGSSVPRLATHYVDGVLVTGAGEREVERVSPVTGEPGLVLVPATSDEVEAAVAAAHRARSAWRRTSPGDRAAALRAAAAAVREAADELGAALTASTGRLLGQSTGSALVAAEILEEAATTGLGATGRTLAGSTTALDVVRREPHGVVAVVTPWNDPFPAAAGLIAAALVTGNTVVHKPSERSAVPGWELGRVIAEALPAGVLNVVNGDGETGEAIVADARVALVAQVGSSATGRRIAAVAGERGARVLRENGGKDPIVVDAGVDPAWAAQQISTGAFVNTGQLCTSVERVYLHEDVADAVVTALVAIAEGMNVGAPDDDATDLGPLVDAQQLAVVEAHVDAAVRSGAELRTGGLRLDGPGAFYPPTVLDGCTSDMDVMTEETFGPVAAITRVPDFGTGLALANEGRYGLAATVLTPRLDHALLAAEELEVGTVKINAVFGGAPGGSADPRRDSGAGAGYGPDLLAAMTVLKAVHLEPAVVA, from the coding sequence GTGACCCTGACCTCGCCCGCACCCGCCGCCGACGCCACGACCACCGCAGCCGGGTCGTCCGTGCCGCGCCTCGCGACCCACTACGTCGACGGCGTCCTCGTGACCGGTGCAGGGGAGCGTGAGGTCGAGCGCGTGAGCCCGGTCACGGGGGAGCCGGGCCTCGTGCTCGTGCCGGCGACGTCCGACGAGGTCGAGGCCGCCGTCGCCGCCGCACACCGGGCGCGCAGCGCGTGGCGCCGGACGTCGCCCGGGGACCGCGCCGCGGCGCTCCGGGCCGCCGCCGCGGCCGTCCGCGAGGCGGCCGACGAGCTGGGCGCCGCGCTGACCGCGAGCACCGGGCGGCTGCTCGGTCAGTCGACGGGCTCGGCGCTCGTCGCCGCGGAGATCCTCGAGGAGGCCGCCACGACGGGCCTCGGCGCGACGGGCCGGACACTGGCCGGCTCGACGACGGCGCTCGACGTCGTGCGCCGCGAGCCCCACGGGGTCGTCGCGGTCGTCACGCCGTGGAACGACCCGTTCCCCGCGGCCGCCGGGCTCATCGCCGCGGCGCTGGTCACCGGCAACACGGTGGTGCACAAGCCGTCCGAGCGCAGCGCTGTGCCCGGGTGGGAGCTCGGCCGGGTCATCGCCGAGGCGCTGCCCGCGGGCGTGCTCAACGTCGTGAACGGCGACGGCGAGACCGGCGAGGCGATCGTCGCGGACGCCCGCGTCGCGCTCGTCGCGCAGGTCGGCAGCTCCGCGACCGGACGCCGGATCGCGGCCGTCGCGGGGGAGCGCGGCGCGCGCGTGCTCCGCGAGAACGGCGGCAAGGACCCGATCGTGGTGGACGCGGGCGTCGACCCGGCGTGGGCCGCGCAGCAGATCAGCACCGGGGCGTTCGTGAACACCGGGCAGCTGTGCACGTCGGTCGAGCGCGTCTACCTGCACGAGGACGTCGCGGACGCGGTCGTCACCGCGCTCGTCGCGATCGCCGAGGGCATGAACGTCGGCGCGCCCGACGACGACGCGACGGACCTGGGGCCGCTCGTCGACGCGCAGCAGCTCGCGGTCGTCGAGGCGCACGTCGACGCCGCGGTCCGCTCCGGGGCCGAGCTGCGCACCGGGGGCCTGCGGCTCGACGGACCCGGGGCGTTCTACCCGCCGACCGTGCTCGACGGCTGCACCTCCGACATGGACGTCATGACCGAGGAGACGTTCGGCCCGGTCGCGGCGATCACGCGCGTCCCCGACTTCGGCACCGGCCTCGCGCTCGCCAACGAGGGCCGGTACGGGCTCGCGGCGACGGTGCTCACGCCGCGGCTCGACCACGCGCTGCTCGCCGCCGAGGAGCTCGAGGTCGGCACGGTCAAGATCAACGCGGTCTTCGGTGGCGCGCCCGGTGGCTCGGCCGACCCCCGCCGCGACAGCGGGGCCGGCGCCGGGTACGGGCCCGACCTGCTCGCGGCCATGACCGTGCTCAAGGCCGTGCACCTCGAGCCCGCGGTCGTCGCGTGA
- a CDS encoding DUF6328 family protein produces MVAQHELELHNDRRETRTERMDRNWNELLQELRVTQTGVQILTGFLLTVPFQQRFGDLDEFQRAVYLVLVALALVTTGLITAPVSLHRILFRKGLKPELVEWGDRLARAGLAFLALVLTGAALLLFDFVVDRTAGYLAGGATLVFLGVIWLVVPLLEARKAHGADDPGERGAGIDD; encoded by the coding sequence ATGGTGGCCCAGCACGAGCTCGAGCTGCACAACGACCGTCGCGAGACGCGCACCGAGCGCATGGACCGCAACTGGAACGAGCTGCTCCAGGAGCTGCGGGTCACGCAGACGGGCGTCCAGATCCTCACGGGCTTCCTGCTCACGGTGCCGTTCCAGCAGCGGTTCGGGGACCTCGACGAGTTCCAGCGCGCCGTCTACCTCGTCCTCGTGGCGCTCGCGCTCGTCACCACCGGACTCATCACGGCGCCGGTCAGCCTGCACCGGATCCTGTTCCGCAAGGGCCTCAAGCCGGAGCTCGTCGAGTGGGGCGACCGGCTCGCACGCGCGGGGCTCGCGTTCCTCGCGCTCGTCCTCACCGGCGCGGCGCTCCTGCTGTTCGACTTCGTCGTGGACCGCACGGCGGGGTACCTCGCGGGGGGCGCGACGCTCGTGTTCCTCGGCGTGATCTGGCTCGTCGTCCCGCTCCTCGAGGCGCGCAAGGCGCACGGGGCCGACGACCCCGGCGAACGCGGCGCGGGGATCGACGACTGA